In the genome of Croceimicrobium hydrocarbonivorans, one region contains:
- a CDS encoding phosphoglycerol geranylgeranyltransferase, which produces MEMPKVSHIIDGAQQRGKKMLAVLIDPDKPSEKELIELCTKASENGADLIFVGGSLLSRDSLEECLRTVKAHTSIPVLLFPGSVLQISDQADGILFLSLISGRNPDLLIGNHVIAAPYLKSSKLEVLPTAYMLVDCGTTTTAIYMSNSKALPYEKPDIAACTAMAGEFLGLRYFYLDGGSGASKSVSPQMVKAVRKSIDRPIIVGGGIRDAATARALVEAGADVIVVGNLFEQNPEAMADIAEAIHSF; this is translated from the coding sequence ATGGAGATGCCCAAAGTTTCGCATATCATCGACGGCGCCCAACAGCGTGGAAAAAAGATGTTGGCCGTACTTATCGACCCGGACAAACCCTCTGAAAAGGAGCTCATTGAGCTTTGTACTAAGGCGAGTGAAAACGGAGCCGACCTCATTTTTGTAGGCGGAAGTTTACTTAGTCGTGATAGTTTGGAAGAGTGTTTACGCACCGTTAAAGCGCATACTTCGATTCCAGTTTTGCTTTTTCCGGGTAGTGTTTTGCAAATTTCGGATCAGGCGGATGGAATTTTATTCCTCAGTCTCATTTCTGGTCGCAATCCGGATTTGTTGATTGGCAATCACGTAATCGCCGCTCCCTACCTGAAAAGCTCCAAGCTTGAAGTTCTACCCACAGCCTATATGCTGGTAGATTGCGGAACTACCACCACCGCTATTTACATGAGCAATAGCAAGGCCCTTCCCTATGAGAAGCCCGACATTGCTGCTTGCACTGCTATGGCTGGTGAGTTTTTAGGTCTGCGTTATTTCTATTTGGATGGTGGCAGCGGAGCTTCTAAATCGGTAAGCCCCCAAATGGTGAAGGCAGTACGCAAGTCGATTGACCGCCCTATAATCGTAGGAGGAGGAATTCGCGATGCGGCCACCGCCCGTGCTTTAGTGGAGGCTGGTGCCGATGTGATTGTAGTGGGAAATCTCTTCGAACAAAATCCGGAAGCCATGGCCGATATCGCCGAGGCCATACACAGTTTTTAG
- a CDS encoding 4'-phosphopantetheinyl transferase superfamily protein, which produces MPLYKEHRWEHFHLAIWSIEAEESPDFPLTELSGSDQKRLQELKNPNRKAEFLAARAALAHILEETPQIEYSSNGAPSIPNWKGLSISHNKDYAAVMVSRHFKVGLDLEAYRPQMLQLCSRYMSKQELGALGKEPELEMLAAYWSAKEALIKVNDAPDLDLRKEIRIAPFAKGRSAVSRGLIRKGKDQEIFPLYFKMENNYCLCFTLH; this is translated from the coding sequence ATGCCATTATATAAAGAGCATCGATGGGAACACTTCCACCTGGCGATCTGGTCAATAGAAGCGGAAGAAAGCCCGGACTTCCCCTTAACTGAGCTTTCCGGTAGCGACCAAAAAAGGTTGCAAGAATTGAAAAACCCCAATCGCAAAGCCGAATTTTTAGCGGCTCGCGCTGCTTTAGCACACATCTTAGAAGAAACTCCGCAAATAGAGTACAGCTCCAATGGGGCCCCATCCATTCCAAATTGGAAAGGTCTATCCATCAGTCATAATAAAGACTACGCTGCGGTAATGGTCAGCAGGCATTTTAAAGTAGGATTAGATTTAGAGGCTTATCGTCCCCAAATGCTACAGCTCTGCAGTCGATATATGAGTAAACAGGAGTTAGGCGCTTTGGGCAAAGAACCAGAACTGGAGATGCTTGCAGCCTATTGGTCTGCTAAGGAAGCATTGATCAAAGTAAATGATGCGCCTGATCTGGATCTTCGAAAAGAAATACGAATTGCCCCCTTTGCCAAAGGTCGCAGTGCCGTAAGTCGAGGTTTAATCCGCAAAGGCAAGGATCAGGAAATCTTCCCTTTATATTTTAAAATGGAGAATAATTACTGCCTTTGCTTTACCCTTCATTAA
- the ahcY gene encoding adenosylhomocysteinase: protein MSTAVGKYIPYKVKEISLAEWGRREIELAEAEMPGLMALREEYGKEKPLKGARIAGCLHMTIQTAVLIETLVELGAEVTWSSCNIYSTQDHAAAAIAKAGIPVYAWKGMNEEEFDWCIEQTLFFGEERKPLNMILDDGGDLTNMVLDQYPELAEGVKGLSEETTTGVHRLYERMRKGTLPMPAINVNDSVTKSKFDNKYGCRESAVDAIRRATDIMMAGKVAVVAGYGDVGKGTAASLRGAGCRVIVTEIDPICALQAAMDGFEVKKMINAVEEGDIIITATGNKDIVTGAHFEKMKDKAIVCNIGHFDNEIDVAWLKSNHGSSHVEIKPQVDKYTINGKDVILLAEGRLVNLGCATGHPSFVMSNSFTNQTLAQIELWKNSGDYKNEVYTLPKHLDEKVAELHLAKIGVELDILSEEQAQYIGVEKAGPFKPEYYRY from the coding sequence ATGAGTACAGCAGTTGGAAAATATATTCCTTATAAAGTAAAGGAAATTTCGTTAGCCGAATGGGGACGTAGAGAGATTGAGTTGGCAGAGGCTGAGATGCCCGGTTTAATGGCCCTTCGTGAAGAATATGGTAAAGAGAAGCCTTTGAAAGGTGCGCGTATTGCCGGATGTTTACACATGACCATTCAAACTGCTGTTCTTATCGAAACTTTGGTTGAATTAGGTGCTGAGGTTACCTGGTCATCTTGTAATATTTATTCTACTCAAGATCATGCTGCTGCGGCCATCGCTAAAGCGGGTATTCCTGTTTATGCCTGGAAAGGAATGAATGAGGAGGAGTTTGATTGGTGTATCGAGCAAACTTTGTTCTTCGGAGAAGAACGTAAGCCTTTAAACATGATTTTAGATGATGGTGGTGATCTTACCAATATGGTATTGGATCAGTATCCAGAATTAGCTGAGGGCGTAAAAGGCTTAAGTGAAGAAACTACCACCGGTGTTCACCGTTTGTACGAGCGTATGCGTAAGGGAACCTTGCCTATGCCTGCGATTAATGTGAATGACTCAGTAACCAAATCTAAGTTTGACAATAAATACGGTTGTCGCGAATCTGCAGTAGATGCTATTCGTCGTGCAACTGATATTATGATGGCGGGTAAAGTAGCCGTTGTTGCTGGTTATGGTGATGTGGGTAAAGGAACTGCAGCTTCATTGCGCGGTGCTGGATGTCGTGTTATCGTTACCGAGATTGATCCCATTTGTGCTTTACAAGCAGCCATGGATGGTTTCGAGGTAAAGAAAATGATCAATGCGGTTGAAGAGGGAGATATCATCATTACTGCTACAGGTAATAAGGATATCGTTACCGGAGCCCATTTCGAGAAAATGAAGGACAAAGCCATCGTTTGTAATATTGGCCACTTCGATAATGAAATCGATGTAGCTTGGTTGAAGTCGAATCACGGCTCTAGCCACGTAGAAATTAAGCCACAGGTGGATAAGTATACCATCAATGGTAAAGATGTGATTCTTTTAGCGGAAGGTCGTTTGGTGAACTTAGGTTGTGCAACCGGTCACCCAAGCTTTGTAATGTCGAACTCTTTCACGAACCAAACTTTGGCTCAAATCGAGTTGTGGAAGAACAGCGGTGATTACAAGAATGAAGTGTACACCTTACCTAAGCATTTAGATGAGAAAGTAGCTGAATTGCACTTGGCTAAGATTGGTGTAGAGCTGGATATTTTATCAGAGGAGCAGGCTCAATACATTGGTGTTGAAAAAGCTGGACCCTTTAAGCCAGAGTACTACAGATATTAG
- a CDS encoding PAS domain-containing sensor histidine kinase, with protein sequence MNVFQLIATHTTDLVCLHDADNTIRFATPSSMRVLGYKAETLVGRKLTDFLSEDFINEMDFTTLMRFFDQPGTRIRYQINHGEGRLRWLETTYTELEGIGNVQYRSLSTTRDITESVHLTEDLMNALSKEQELSKFKTNLYSVASHEFKTPLAVIQANIEMLKVKHTPKMINLGLITMEEEVDRLNTMIMDMLELKKLTTGRRNFNLSKVDFVQIIKELIKEHQESGTNSCKLSYQVLGESTEFQADYSLIRYIFSNLLGNAIKFSDPGSEVKVMLDFEKDDLEVSFIDHGIGIPEEDQSKVFQSFYRGSNVSNVPGTGVGLSIVSEFVKLHKGKIKLVSEVGKGSTFTLSLPKL encoded by the coding sequence ATGAACGTTTTTCAGTTGATTGCAACGCATACGACCGATTTGGTTTGTTTGCATGATGCTGATAATACAATACGTTTTGCCACGCCTAGTTCCATGCGAGTTTTAGGCTATAAGGCGGAAACCCTAGTAGGGCGAAAACTCACCGATTTTTTGAGTGAGGATTTCATCAATGAGATGGACTTTACCACATTAATGCGCTTTTTCGATCAGCCTGGCACCCGGATTCGATATCAGATCAATCATGGTGAGGGCCGATTACGGTGGTTAGAGACTACTTACACAGAGCTCGAGGGAATCGGCAATGTGCAGTACCGTAGCTTAAGTACCACCCGTGATATTACGGAGAGTGTGCATTTAACGGAAGATCTGATGAATGCCCTATCCAAGGAGCAGGAACTTTCTAAGTTTAAAACCAATCTGTATTCTGTAGCCAGTCATGAGTTCAAAACGCCCTTAGCGGTGATTCAGGCCAATATTGAAATGCTGAAAGTAAAGCATACTCCCAAGATGATTAATCTGGGTCTGATCACTATGGAGGAGGAGGTAGATCGCCTCAATACCATGATCATGGATATGTTGGAACTGAAGAAGCTTACAACCGGTAGGCGAAACTTTAATTTGAGTAAAGTTGATTTTGTACAGATAATTAAAGAACTGATCAAGGAACACCAGGAATCCGGAACCAATAGCTGTAAATTAAGCTATCAGGTACTGGGAGAGTCCACGGAATTCCAGGCTGACTATTCTTTAATTCGCTACATTTTCAGCAATTTACTGGGAAATGCCATCAAGTTTTCAGATCCGGGATCGGAGGTGAAAGTGATGTTGGATTTCGAAAAAGATGATTTGGAGGTATCTTTTATAGATCACGGAATTGGAATTCCAGAAGAAGATCAATCCAAGGTTTTTCAATCCTTTTACCGCGGTTCAAATGTCAGCAATGTGCCTGGCACCGGGGTGGGATTATCGATCGTTTCCGAGTTTGTAAAGCTTCATAAAGGAAAAATTAAATTGGTGAGTGAGGTAGGAAAGGGAAGTACTTTCACGCTGAGCTTGCCTAAACTCTGA
- a CDS encoding response regulator transcription factor has translation MQKKLLIVEDNEKLLNSMTALFEDYFLVFEAHNGMEGLEKCRLNMPDIIISDIMMPEMNGYELTESVKSNERTSHIPIILLTALGEDERRIEGYNFGADDYIVKPFKFDILLARVNNLLKTREQLRRIYDTSAPINHEFGIKDPVLSHMEALLVNHFRFRNFSIPQIAELMNMTTPKLEREVKRLTGMTPIQYINDFRLHKAKNMLQTEDMSIFEVSHALGFRSLSYFGKAYKDKFGISPSKTKQL, from the coding sequence ATGCAAAAGAAACTGCTAATTGTTGAGGACAACGAGAAACTGTTGAACTCTATGACCGCTCTCTTTGAAGACTACTTTCTGGTTTTCGAAGCGCACAACGGAATGGAAGGCTTGGAAAAATGCCGCCTGAACATGCCCGACATCATCATTAGTGATATCATGATGCCGGAAATGAATGGCTACGAGCTTACCGAAAGCGTGAAGTCTAATGAACGTACTTCACACATCCCCATCATTTTATTAACGGCCTTAGGTGAGGACGAACGCCGAATCGAAGGATATAACTTCGGGGCGGATGATTACATCGTAAAACCTTTTAAATTCGACATCCTCTTAGCAAGGGTAAATAACCTGCTAAAGACTCGGGAGCAATTGCGAAGAATTTACGATACTTCGGCTCCAATTAACCATGAGTTTGGGATTAAGGATCCCGTACTGTCACATATGGAAGCGCTTTTGGTGAACCATTTCCGATTCCGTAATTTCAGTATTCCTCAAATTGCCGAGCTCATGAATATGACCACGCCCAAGCTGGAGCGTGAAGTAAAGCGATTAACAGGAATGACGCCTATTCAGTATATCAATGATTTCCGACTGCATAAGGCGAAAAATATGCTGCAAACCGAGGATATGAGTATATTCGAAGTGTCTCACGCTTTGGGTTTCCGCAGCTTGAGTTATTTTGGGAAAGCCTATAAAGATAAATTTGGAATTTCCCCTTCAAAGACAAAACAACTATGA
- a CDS encoding response regulator: MSNSGVSIMIVDNDQVNSFVLKNIIMRNYADAKVELLPDGAEALEELKRMDQSSEDFPAVILLDIYMPVMDGFEFLDAYVKEFAHKQSIIFAMSNSLIKEDQQRANEYEVVKGFITKPLIYNNIEFIIETYLQERDN; encoded by the coding sequence ATGAGTAATTCCGGGGTAAGCATCATGATCGTTGATAATGATCAGGTAAACAGCTTTGTACTCAAGAACATAATCATGCGTAATTATGCCGATGCCAAGGTAGAATTGTTGCCCGATGGTGCGGAGGCCCTGGAAGAACTTAAGCGGATGGACCAGAGTTCGGAAGATTTTCCGGCGGTTATCCTTCTCGATATTTATATGCCCGTAATGGATGGTTTTGAATTCCTTGATGCTTATGTGAAGGAATTTGCTCACAAGCAATCCATCATTTTTGCCATGAGTAATTCACTGATCAAAGAAGATCAGCAAAGAGCCAATGAATACGAAGTGGTAAAAGGATTTATTACCAAGCCATTGATTTATAATAATATCGAATTCATCATCGAAACCTACCTCCAGGAACGCGATAATTAA
- a CDS encoding T9SS type A sorting domain-containing protein, giving the protein MARFIFQVFFVLLGFVLQAQVQGLNPTNYGLRVQALTPYGNQFLATTLQPYFLKFDQSSLSPNGYTDFQASFKVENLAALGDTILYEWKQPYLSQAWVVSYSKDAGQTWNLHPHLRNYSGQLHFFDSLFVVDGEYSLIRYTLDGGRTYDSLNLAGASILGKDANGLFLRKSLGDSLMYLDASGPSGIGLLDSSLGSLNHLHRGGGHYFLLHNWSELIELDSAFNWLRSVHHFDPGLNSDFKSFKNGDTLVYAKGDSVLYSLDVGQSWSVEGINAPLNRDRKCLGLQGSQLIYSHGAGTLLLFDLKNSTLSYSGQNAYPGLYELCAAGPQYVGLAPQSFAGLNPAFSIFHRMDQQGKSVDTSLVPFASNRLAPAMAFKDSLNGIYADLGIFYYSSDGGKSWQSVPDSDTAQYFNIQVSRDANCYFGYGISKQGVFLSRVDDLGNRSALNFNFSGGNRIRDIAFSSCDTGLVVSDYGIYKTTDGGLSFQLVHQSSKLSWHLQFKQDTLFLAGRDSNYYSLGYTGPFIPIAAQPHYNWHGESGPYFFFNSHRVISYDADESKFRIADTRHNYSQSLSLPVDYIYDFLPSDFGAVAIGAGGQFYGIREEALFPADIALIEGLSLQPEIKVYPNPSKGYLIIEGGDFKEYKLYSLKGYLLDSGYINERIDISKFQSGIYILELNGFEESSSVRRLIYRE; this is encoded by the coding sequence ATGGCACGCTTCATATTTCAGGTTTTCTTTGTTCTCTTGGGTTTTGTGCTTCAGGCTCAAGTCCAAGGCTTAAATCCGACTAATTATGGGCTCAGGGTTCAGGCTTTGACCCCTTATGGAAATCAGTTCCTCGCGACCACCCTGCAACCTTATTTTCTGAAATTTGATCAAAGTAGCCTTAGTCCCAATGGTTATACTGACTTTCAGGCCAGCTTTAAAGTAGAGAATTTAGCCGCATTGGGGGATACTATTCTTTACGAATGGAAGCAGCCTTATTTAAGCCAAGCTTGGGTGGTTTCTTATTCTAAGGATGCTGGGCAAACCTGGAACTTGCATCCGCATTTGCGCAACTACTCAGGTCAATTACACTTCTTTGACTCCCTCTTTGTAGTAGATGGGGAATACAGCTTAATCCGATATACCCTAGATGGAGGGAGAACCTACGATAGTTTGAACTTGGCAGGCGCGTCAATCTTGGGTAAAGATGCAAATGGGCTGTTTTTACGTAAATCTTTGGGAGATAGCCTGATGTACCTCGATGCCTCTGGGCCAAGTGGTATTGGGCTTTTAGATAGCAGTTTGGGCTCTTTAAATCATCTGCATAGGGGAGGGGGACATTATTTCTTGCTTCATAATTGGAGTGAGCTTATTGAATTAGACTCGGCTTTTAATTGGCTGCGTTCGGTACATCATTTTGATCCAGGCTTAAATTCCGATTTTAAATCATTTAAAAATGGAGATACGCTGGTTTATGCGAAGGGGGATTCTGTTTTGTATTCTTTGGATGTGGGTCAGTCTTGGTCAGTTGAGGGGATTAATGCTCCTTTAAATCGGGATCGTAAGTGTTTAGGGCTGCAAGGTTCCCAACTTATATATAGCCATGGGGCCGGTACTCTTTTGTTGTTCGATTTAAAGAATAGTACCCTTAGTTATAGTGGTCAGAATGCCTATCCGGGCCTTTATGAGCTTTGTGCAGCAGGACCTCAGTATGTAGGATTAGCGCCCCAGAGTTTTGCGGGATTAAATCCTGCCTTTAGTATTTTTCATCGTATGGATCAGCAAGGGAAATCCGTGGATACTAGCTTGGTTCCTTTTGCCTCAAACAGATTAGCTCCTGCTATGGCCTTTAAAGATTCCTTGAATGGTATTTATGCAGATCTAGGAATCTTTTATTACAGCAGTGATGGTGGCAAGTCTTGGCAATCTGTGCCAGATTCTGATACTGCTCAATACTTTAATATACAGGTTTCCAGAGACGCGAATTGTTATTTTGGATATGGTATAAGTAAACAAGGTGTTTTTCTATCGCGCGTAGATGATCTGGGAAATCGATCGGCACTCAATTTTAATTTTAGCGGCGGTAATAGAATTCGTGATATTGCCTTTAGCTCTTGTGATACCGGTTTAGTGGTTTCTGATTATGGGATCTATAAAACCACGGATGGCGGCCTGAGTTTTCAACTTGTACATCAGAGCTCTAAACTTTCTTGGCACTTGCAGTTTAAGCAGGATACGCTCTTTTTAGCAGGTCGCGATAGCAATTATTACTCCCTTGGTTATACCGGACCATTTATTCCGATTGCCGCCCAGCCTCATTATAATTGGCATGGAGAAAGTGGGCCTTATTTTTTCTTTAATTCCCATCGAGTAATTAGCTATGATGCAGATGAGAGCAAGTTTAGGATTGCCGATACTCGCCATAATTATAGTCAGAGCTTGAGCCTACCGGTGGATTATATTTATGATTTTCTGCCTAGTGATTTTGGTGCGGTAGCCATTGGCGCTGGAGGGCAGTTCTACGGTATTCGTGAGGAGGCTTTGTTTCCTGCGGATATTGCTTTGATTGAAGGGCTGTCATTGCAGCCTGAGATTAAAGTGTATCCAAATCCCAGTAAAGGTTATTTGATCATTGAAGGAGGGGATTTTAAAGAGTATAAGCTCTATAGCCTTAAAGGGTACTTACTGGATTCAGGTTATATAAATGAGCGTATTGATATTTCGAAGTTCCAATCTGGAATTTATATTTTGGAATTGAATGGCTTTGAAGAGTCTAGTTC